In one Balaenoptera ricei isolate mBalRic1 chromosome 20, mBalRic1.hap2, whole genome shotgun sequence genomic region, the following are encoded:
- the PDK2 gene encoding pyruvate dehydrogenase kinase, isozyme 2 isoform X1, producing MEFLDKDPEDHRTLSQFSDALVTIRNRHNDVVPTMAQGVLEYKDAYGDDPVSNQNIQYFLDRFYLSRISIRMLINQHTLIFDGSTNPAHPKHIGSIDPNCSVSEVVKDAYDMAKLLCDKYYMASPDLEIQEVNASNSKQPIHMVYVPSHLYHMLFELFKNAMRATVESHESSLTLPPLKVMVALGEEDLSIKMSDQGGGVPLRKIERLFSYMYSTAPTPQLGTGGTPLAGFGYGLPISRLYAKYFQGDLQLFSMEGFGTDAVIYLKALSTDSVERLPVYNKSAWRHYQTIQEAGDWCVPSTEPKNTSTYRVS from the exons ATGGAGTTCCTGGACAAGGACCCTGAGGACCATCGGACCCTGAGCCA GTTCAGCGACGCCCTGGTCACCATCCGGAACCGCCACAATGACGTGGTGCCCACCATGGCGCAGGGCGTGCTGGAGTACAAGGACGCCTACGGCGACGACCCCGTCTCCAACCAGAACATCCAGTACTTCCTGGACCGCTTCTACCTCAGCCGCATCTCCATCCGCATGCTCATCAACCAGCACA CCCTGATCTTTGACGGCAGCACCAACCCAGCCCACCCCAAACACATCGGCAGCATCGACCCCAACTGCAGCGTCTCTGAGGTGGTGAAAG ATGCCTACGACATGGCCAAGCTCCTGTGTGACAAGTATTACATGGCCTCACCTGACCTGGAGATCCAGGAGGTCAATG catcCAACTCCAAACAGCCAATTCACATGGTCTATGTCCCCTCCCACCTCTACCACATGCTTTTTGAACTCTTCAAG AATGCCATGCGAGCGACTGTGGAAAGCCATGAATCCAGCCTCACTCTCCCACCTCTCAAGGTCATGGTGGCCTTGGGCGAGGAAGATCTTTCCATCAAA ATGAGTGACCAAGGTGGGGGTGTTCCCTTGAGGAAGATTGAGCGACTCTTCAGCTACATGTACTCCACGGCCCCCACGCCTCAGCTTGGCACCGGGGGAACCCCACTG GCTGGCTTCGGGTATGGGCTCCCCATTTCCCGCCTCTATGCCAAGTACTTCCAGGGGGACCTGCAGCTCTTCTCCATGGAGGGCTTTGGGACTGACGCTGTCATCTATCTCAAG GCCCTGTCCACGGACTCGGTGGAACGCCTGCCCGTCTACAACAAGTCAGCCTGGCGCCACTACCAGACCATCCAGGAGGCCGGTGATTGGTGTGTGCCCAGCACGGAGCCTAAGAACACGTCCACGTACCGTGTCAGCTAG
- the PDK2 gene encoding pyruvate dehydrogenase kinase, isozyme 2 isoform X2: protein MRWVRALLKNASLAGAPKYIEHFSKFSPSPLSMKQFLDFGSSNACEKTSFTFLRQELPVRLANIMKEINLLPDRVLSTPSVQLVQSWYVQSLLDIMEFLDKDPEDHRTLSQFSDALVTIRNRHNDVVPTMAQGVLEYKDAYGDDPVSNQNIQYFLDRFYLSRISIRMLINQHTLIFDGSTNPAHPKHIGSIDPNCSVSEVVKDAYDMAKLLCDKYYMASPDLEIQEVNASNSKQPIHMVYVPSHLYHMLFELFKNAMRATVESHESSLTLPPLKVMVALGEEDLSIKMSDQGGGVPLRKIERLFSYMYSTAPTPQLGTGGTPLAGFGYGLPISRLYAKYFQGDLQLFSMEGFGTDAVIYLKALSTDSVERLPVYNKSAWRHYQTIQEAGDWCVPSTEPKNTSTYRVS from the exons ATGCGCTGGGTCCGCGCGCTGCTGAAGAATGCGTCCCTGGCAGGGGCGCCCAAGTACATCGAGCACTTCAGCAAGTTCTCCCCGTCCCCGCTCTCCATGAAGCAGTTTCTGGACTTCG gGTCCAGCAATGCCTGTGAGAAAACCTCATTCACCTTCCTCAGGCAGGAGTTGCCTGTGCGCCTGGCCAACATCATGAAAGAGATCAACCTGCTTCCCGACCGGGTGCTGAGCACACCCTCGGTGCAGCTGGTACAGAGCTG GTATGTCCAGAGTCTCCTGGACATCATGGAGTTCCTGGACAAGGACCCTGAGGACCATCGGACCCTGAGCCA GTTCAGCGACGCCCTGGTCACCATCCGGAACCGCCACAATGACGTGGTGCCCACCATGGCGCAGGGCGTGCTGGAGTACAAGGACGCCTACGGCGACGACCCCGTCTCCAACCAGAACATCCAGTACTTCCTGGACCGCTTCTACCTCAGCCGCATCTCCATCCGCATGCTCATCAACCAGCACA CCCTGATCTTTGACGGCAGCACCAACCCAGCCCACCCCAAACACATCGGCAGCATCGACCCCAACTGCAGCGTCTCTGAGGTGGTGAAAG ATGCCTACGACATGGCCAAGCTCCTGTGTGACAAGTATTACATGGCCTCACCTGACCTGGAGATCCAGGAGGTCAATG catcCAACTCCAAACAGCCAATTCACATGGTCTATGTCCCCTCCCACCTCTACCACATGCTTTTTGAACTCTTCAAG AATGCCATGCGAGCGACTGTGGAAAGCCATGAATCCAGCCTCACTCTCCCACCTCTCAAGGTCATGGTGGCCTTGGGCGAGGAAGATCTTTCCATCAAA ATGAGTGACCAAGGTGGGGGTGTTCCCTTGAGGAAGATTGAGCGACTCTTCAGCTACATGTACTCCACGGCCCCCACGCCTCAGCTTGGCACCGGGGGAACCCCACTG GCTGGCTTCGGGTATGGGCTCCCCATTTCCCGCCTCTATGCCAAGTACTTCCAGGGGGACCTGCAGCTCTTCTCCATGGAGGGCTTTGGGACTGACGCTGTCATCTATCTCAAG GCCCTGTCCACGGACTCGGTGGAACGCCTGCCCGTCTACAACAAGTCAGCCTGGCGCCACTACCAGACCATCCAGGAGGCCGGTGATTGGTGTGTGCCCAGCACGGAGCCTAAGAACACGTCCACGTACCGTGTCAGCTAG
- the SAMD14 gene encoding sterile alpha motif domain-containing protein 14 isoform X1 has product MASSKLREPADEVFDLDLAVPETVRLDSSLHKARAQLLAKGRRHRPSRSRLRDSASSAEDGEGSDGPGGKVTDGCGSPLHRLRSPLHSGPGSPAGSSFCLEPPGLRRSLDEDEPPPSPLTRYRPLHNATSHEGLAAASCSPPRSAPSSDSSPSFVRRHPRAEPHSEDDSRDASPPEPASPTIGLDKKTRRKFLDLGVTLRRASTSKSRKEKGSNRLSMGSRESVEGSGRSGGSPFLPFSWFTDSGKGSACSGSTISPACSPKHEGFSPKKSASQESTLSDDSTPPSSSPKIPSGPRQAAKCSYPYHTLSQSSDEFLDEPLPTIYHWTSQQVGQWLHSLNLEQYAAEFAARQVDGPQLLQLDGSKLKSLGLSHSHDRALVKRKLKELAAAAEKERKAQEKAARQREKLRRREQEAKRS; this is encoded by the exons ATGGCTTCTTCAAAGCTCCGAGAACCTGCGGATGAGGTTTTTG ACCTGGACTTGGCTGTGCCAGAGACCGTCAGACTGGACAGCAGTTTACACAAGGCCCGAGCCCAACTACTGGCCAAGGGCCGGAGACACAGGCCCTCCCGCTCGAGGCTTCGGGACAGTGCCAGCTCTGCAGAGGATGGTGAAGGCTCCGATGGGCCCGGAGGCAAG GTGACCGATGGCTGCGGGAGCCCCCTGCACCGGCTGCGCTCGCCTCTGCACTCGGGCCCGGGGTCCCCAGCCGGGAGCTCCTTCTGCCTGGAGCCCCCGGGGTTGCGGCGCAGCCTGGACGAGGACGAGCCGCCGCCCTCGCCGCTCACACGCTACCGGCCCCTGCACAACGCCACCTCGCACGAGGGCCTGGCCGCCGCCTCCTGCTCGCCGCCGCGCTCCGCGCCCTCGTCCGACAGCTCGCCCAGCTTCGTGCGCCGCCATCCCCGCGCTGAGCCGCACAGCgaag ATGACAGCCGGGATGCCAGCCCACCTGAGCCCGCCAGCCCCACCATTGGCCTGGATAAGAAGACTCGCCGAAAGTTCCTGGACCTGGG GGTCACCTTACGCCGAGCATCCACTAGCAAGAGCCGGAAGGAGAAGGGCAGCAACCGCCTGTCCATGGGCAGCAG GGAGTCGGTGGAGGGGTCCGGCAGGTCAGGGGGCTCCCCGTTCCTGCCCttttcctggttcacagacagtGGCAAGGGCTCGGCGTGTTCTGGCAGCACCATCTCCCCGGCCTGCTCCCCTAAACACGAGGGCTTCAGCCCTAAGAAGTCAGCTTCTCAG GAATCCACTCTGAGTGATGACTCCACACCCCCCAGCAGCAGCCCCAAGATTCCAAGTGGTCCCCGGCAGGCGGCCAAGTGTTCCTACCCCTACCACACACTGTCCCAGTCTTCGGACGAG TTTCTGGATGAACCTCTCCCCACCATCTACCACTGGACCAGTCAGCAGGTGGGCCAGTGGCTGCACAGCCTCAACCTGGAGCAGTATGCCGCTGAGTTTGCTGCGAGGCAGGTGGATGGGCCGCAGCTACTGCAGCTGGATGGAAGCAAACTGAAG AGCCTGGGGCTCAGCCACTCACATGACCGGGCGCTCGTGAAGCGGAAGTTGAAGGAGCTGGCAGCGGCCGCGGAGAAGGAGCGCAAGGCCCAGGAGAAAGCTGCGCGGCAGCGTGAGAAGCTCCGGCGCAGGGAGCAGGAGGCCAAGAGGAGCTAG
- the SAMD14 gene encoding sterile alpha motif domain-containing protein 14 isoform X2 has product MTDAGDLDLAVPETVRLDSSLHKARAQLLAKGRRHRPSRSRLRDSASSAEDGEGSDGPGGKVTDGCGSPLHRLRSPLHSGPGSPAGSSFCLEPPGLRRSLDEDEPPPSPLTRYRPLHNATSHEGLAAASCSPPRSAPSSDSSPSFVRRHPRAEPHSEDDSRDASPPEPASPTIGLDKKTRRKFLDLGVTLRRASTSKSRKEKGSNRLSMGSRESVEGSGRSGGSPFLPFSWFTDSGKGSACSGSTISPACSPKHEGFSPKKSASQESTLSDDSTPPSSSPKIPSGPRQAAKCSYPYHTLSQSSDEFLDEPLPTIYHWTSQQVGQWLHSLNLEQYAAEFAARQVDGPQLLQLDGSKLKSLGLSHSHDRALVKRKLKELAAAAEKERKAQEKAARQREKLRRREQEAKRS; this is encoded by the exons ATGACAGATGCTGGAG ACCTGGACTTGGCTGTGCCAGAGACCGTCAGACTGGACAGCAGTTTACACAAGGCCCGAGCCCAACTACTGGCCAAGGGCCGGAGACACAGGCCCTCCCGCTCGAGGCTTCGGGACAGTGCCAGCTCTGCAGAGGATGGTGAAGGCTCCGATGGGCCCGGAGGCAAG GTGACCGATGGCTGCGGGAGCCCCCTGCACCGGCTGCGCTCGCCTCTGCACTCGGGCCCGGGGTCCCCAGCCGGGAGCTCCTTCTGCCTGGAGCCCCCGGGGTTGCGGCGCAGCCTGGACGAGGACGAGCCGCCGCCCTCGCCGCTCACACGCTACCGGCCCCTGCACAACGCCACCTCGCACGAGGGCCTGGCCGCCGCCTCCTGCTCGCCGCCGCGCTCCGCGCCCTCGTCCGACAGCTCGCCCAGCTTCGTGCGCCGCCATCCCCGCGCTGAGCCGCACAGCgaag ATGACAGCCGGGATGCCAGCCCACCTGAGCCCGCCAGCCCCACCATTGGCCTGGATAAGAAGACTCGCCGAAAGTTCCTGGACCTGGG GGTCACCTTACGCCGAGCATCCACTAGCAAGAGCCGGAAGGAGAAGGGCAGCAACCGCCTGTCCATGGGCAGCAG GGAGTCGGTGGAGGGGTCCGGCAGGTCAGGGGGCTCCCCGTTCCTGCCCttttcctggttcacagacagtGGCAAGGGCTCGGCGTGTTCTGGCAGCACCATCTCCCCGGCCTGCTCCCCTAAACACGAGGGCTTCAGCCCTAAGAAGTCAGCTTCTCAG GAATCCACTCTGAGTGATGACTCCACACCCCCCAGCAGCAGCCCCAAGATTCCAAGTGGTCCCCGGCAGGCGGCCAAGTGTTCCTACCCCTACCACACACTGTCCCAGTCTTCGGACGAG TTTCTGGATGAACCTCTCCCCACCATCTACCACTGGACCAGTCAGCAGGTGGGCCAGTGGCTGCACAGCCTCAACCTGGAGCAGTATGCCGCTGAGTTTGCTGCGAGGCAGGTGGATGGGCCGCAGCTACTGCAGCTGGATGGAAGCAAACTGAAG AGCCTGGGGCTCAGCCACTCACATGACCGGGCGCTCGTGAAGCGGAAGTTGAAGGAGCTGGCAGCGGCCGCGGAGAAGGAGCGCAAGGCCCAGGAGAAAGCTGCGCGGCAGCGTGAGAAGCTCCGGCGCAGGGAGCAGGAGGCCAAGAGGAGCTAG